The Microcystis aeruginosa NIES-843 sequence CAAGGATTGTCTAGTTTTCCCTACGTTTGCTATCCCTATCGCCCTTGTCAACTCTTAGAATCCCCACCGGAAGAACTGGAATTTAGCCAAGATGGACAAAAGTTTCAAATTGGCATAAATCGCTCTGGAATCATTGGTAAGTATCCTTTCTATGAAATAGTTATATCTGCTTCTGAGACAGGTTTACTATCCAAAAAATCCGAGGATAAGCCCACAATTACCCCAGCAGCTAATGATTTAGTCTGTACGATTTTACCCACTTATAACGAGCGAGATAATATTAGTCAATTAATTGAACGTTTACTAGCTAGTGTTCCTAGTCCTTATTTAGTGCTAGTGGTGGATGATAATTCTCCCGATGAAACTTGGCAGATAGTAGAAGATTTAGCCAAACAATATCCCACTCCTCCCCAAGATTCGCAATTCCAATCGGGGGTAATTTTGTGTCGCAGAATCAACGAGAAAGGGTTAACTTCGGCTCTACAGAGAGGTATTGACGATGCGATTAATCTGTATGGGGCTAAAATTATTACTTGGATGGATTGTGATTTATCTATGCCTCCAGAAGCTCTGCCACAATTAATCACACCGATTCGAACTAAAAAAGCTGATATGGTTGTAGGTTCTCGTTGGATTCCGGGGGGTGATGATGTTGCCCACGGACTGATGGCCCGGATGTTAAGCTGGATTATTAATCGCATGGCCATCGTGATGCTAGGCAATCAAGTTCACGACTATACCAGTGGTTTTATTGCCGTTCGTTCTCAGGTTTTAGAAAAAATTCGCTTAAAGGGAGATTATGGAGAATACTGCATTGATTTATTAACCCGTGCCAATCGTTTAGGTTATAAGTTAGTGGAAGTTCCTTATCTTTGCGTTCCCCGCATTTATGGTGAGAGTAAAACTGGAATTAATCTCTGGGATTATTTGTCAAAAGGACGGAAATATGTGGCAACTATTTGGCAATTGTGGCAAGAAAGATAAGACAATTATCTCTTTTTTGAACTAGAACTATCCTCTGGTTCTTCAACTCTAGAAGCTAAACTTATGAAGAAAATGTTTACTTTTTGGCCTTGGTTAGCTACCGTTGGGGTGGCCTGGTCTTTGGGTTTTTTTTATAACGTATACTACGGGGGTGAATTAAAGTGGCTCCTACAAATGTACGAACAAAAAGTATCTTTTGCCAAGCAGATAGATGCACCGAGACGAATAATTTTTGCGGGGGGGTCGGGAGTACAATATAGTATTAACTCTCAATTCCTCGAACAGGAGCTAAAAATCCCAGTTTTTAACTTTGGTTTACAGGGAGATTTGGGATTAAATGTCATTTGCCCAATTATTTTAGAACAGGTACGTCCGGGGGATATAGTGGTTCTCATTCCTGAATATTTGATGTTACTGGATGATGATGGTATTGGTTATGGTGATGGTTTATTTGGTTCGGTTCCCTTTAGTGTTGCCATTGGAAAACCGGGTTTAGGAAATATACCCTTAGAACAATTAGTTTCCGAGACTTGGTTAATGGGAGTTCCTAGTTTACGCGCTATAGTAAAAACTGCTGTTGATGTTATACAAACAGGAAAAGCTAGGGGTTATTTATCAGATCCAATCACAGAAAAAGGAGATCCTACCGTAGTCAAACATCGTACAGGTAAATGGTGGGCTAGAACATTCGATCAACCTATTTCTCAATACTCCCTCAAACGCATCGCTCAATTTCAAGAGGAGTTAAAAGCTAAAGGTGCTTATTTAGTAGTTTCTCTCTCTTGGGTTTATGCTAAGACCGATGAAACCACTGTAAAAAATGTTAAAAAAACTATTGAAGAATTGTCTAATATAGTGCCTTTAATCTACAATCCAAAAACTCTTAATCTGCAAACAGATTCTAGTTTATTTGCCGATACCCATGAGCATTTATTACCGGAAGCAAGAATAAGACGCTCTAGGGAACTGGTGCAACAACTGCGTCCTATAATTCAGGGAAAAACTACTCAAAATCATCGAATTATTTCTATTCTCAATCGATAATTGAAAATTAGATAAAACTTTTGTACTAGCAGTAATTTGGGATGGAGATAGCAGGGAATTGATTTAACCGGCAAAATTACCGTAAATTTCCCTGAATTTATTCAATTTTATTTTTTGGAATTGTTCTTCCTTCAATAAAGGTTCTTTTCCTCTCGGATGTTCCTGACTCTTTTTCTTGAGATTTTAACTCCTTCTTTTCCTAATTCGTTAAAGCTTTTGATAATTTGGGTTCTTCGGTTTGTGTTATGCAATGGACGGGAGTTATAAGGGGTGAAACCCTTATATAGAAAGACATTGCTTCGATTTTTGCCAATTGTTTTCAATCTAGAACGAGCTAATCAATTAAGTCTTTTGCCAGATAAGGATTTAGCCGATTTTTGCCCCCTGATCGAACCATACCAAGTAACGAAGAACCATAATTTTAAAACTATATTGATGATCTAATCCGAGAGCTACTGCCGCATTTTTGATTGTCGATCCTCAAGATATTTTACCTAACCAGTGCCATCTTCTTGTTGCCACTGAGTCTTGACTGGTTCTGTATTTATCTTTCGGTTCCTCTGAACTTAGATGTTCGGATAAGTACGCTTTTTTGGGCATTTTATCTCCTCGTCCTTACTCTTCTTATGATACTAAATCCGGTTATTAAAGACTGATTATTTATTCCTCCTGTTGCCTCTTGCCTTTTGCCTTTTGCCTGTCCTAATAAGTAGCCTATACTCAACGGATTTAGTATGATAACAGGATTTGCTATTACCCCTCGCTCAAATTTGTGCTACTATGGAAGGTAATATCGAGGATTTAATTTCTTGGCCTCCTAGTGCTAATCATTGGGTAAAACCCTTATAATTACTAGAATATGAAGATAAGCTGAACGATTGGGAGCATCTCACTTACGCGATAAGTAATTATACTTAGCCTAAAAGCCACTCTTAATCGTGTCTTGGAACGAAATAGAGGCTTTTAAAGACTGCGTACATGGAGAATTAAAACAAGAATTACCCTCGAAAAGCCTATTTTTCCACTAAGTATTTATGCTCATTGCAAAGGTGAGATGCTCCCGAACGATTCCCCGTTTGCAATTATTATCTATGAATAATGTTATTGACCATGATCGTTTATTTAAGGAATTAATTGCGACTTTTTTTGTTGAATTTATTCAGTTGTTTTTTTCTGAGATTATTAATTATTTAGAGCCTAATCAGATCACATTTTTAGACAAAGAAGTCTTTACCGATGTCACGGAAGGAGAAAAGTATGAAAGTGATTTAGTCGCCCAAGTGCAATTTCGAGGACAATCATCATTTTTCTTAATTCATCTAGAAGCACAGTCTAGCTCTCAACCGGAATTTAATCGGCGAATGTTTACTTATTTCGCTCGTCTGCATCAAAAATTTGCCTTACCAGTTTATCCGATTGTCATATTCTCCTATGAGCGTCCGCAAAAAGAAGCAATTCGTCAATACAAAATTGAGTTTCCTGACTTAAAAGTATTAGAATTTAACTATCAAGTTGTCCAGTTAAATCGCTTGCATTGGCGAGATTTTCTCAATCAAGCTAATCCCGTCGCCGCCGCTTTGATGGCCAAGATGAAAATTGCCCCTCGGGATAGAGCAAAAGTTAAGGCACAATGTCTAAGATTATTGGTAACATTAAGATTAGATGCTGCTAGAATGCAATTGATTTCAGGCTTTGTCGATACCTATCTCAATCTCAACTCGTCCGAGGAGATAGAATTTCAACAGGAGATTAGCACATTTATTCAACCCGAACAGGAGGGAGTTATGCAGATTACCACCAGTTGGATGCGCCGCGGTTTAGAACAGGGTTTAGAACAGGGTTTAGAACAGGGTTTAGAACAGGGTTTAGCAAGAGAAAGAAATCTAATTGTTCGTCTGATTAAACGTAAGTTAGGAGATATTGATGTGGATATAGAGAGTCGGATTATGACCTTGAATATTGATGATCTGGAACGAGTGGGGGAAGCTTTATTAGATTTTTCGACATGGGAGGATTTAACTAATTGGTTAAATGCTTTAGATGCTTAGTGTTTTTCTCTTAAACTTCACAGAAGGCTATTTATGGGTATGAGTATAACTTTTGAAAATGCCATCCAAAAAACTCAAGATTTACTAAGTCAAATTGAGTTTTTAGATGCAAATAAAATCATTCAAGCAGTGACTGATATAGTCTCAACAGAAAATGGAGCTAGAGGTTTTTTGGTTACTTACTTAACTAGCGATTTATCCCCTACGGAATATCCTATTTTAGAAGTCATCACTGCTTTAAAAACTTCCCCGATATTGGTCAATGAATTATTAGTCAAAAATCTGGCTATGTCCACGGCAATGGTTATCTATCATCGCGGTCAAGGGGACGAAGAAAACGCCCGAGGTTCTGAGAAAGTCCAAGAAAAAACTGGTCAACTAATTAAGCAGTTATTATCGCCTGCCTTGGAGGAAAAATTACAACAATTAGCCACCAGTTTAAACGCGGGACAAGGAGAATATCAAGCCTTTCTAGAGCGC is a genomic window containing:
- a CDS encoding DUF4351 domain-containing protein, whose protein sequence is MNNVIDHDRLFKELIATFFVEFIQLFFSEIINYLEPNQITFLDKEVFTDVTEGEKYESDLVAQVQFRGQSSFFLIHLEAQSSSQPEFNRRMFTYFARLHQKFALPVYPIVIFSYERPQKEAIRQYKIEFPDLKVLEFNYQVVQLNRLHWRDFLNQANPVAAALMAKMKIAPRDRAKVKAQCLRLLVTLRLDAARMQLISGFVDTYLNLNSSEEIEFQQEISTFIQPEQEGVMQITTSWMRRGLEQGLEQGLEQGLEQGLARERNLIVRLIKRKLGDIDVDIESRIMTLNIDDLERVGEALLDFSTWEDLTNWLNALDA